Proteins from one Embleya scabrispora genomic window:
- a CDS encoding 2-hydroxyacid dehydrogenase, producing MVSDGRIWVPYSLEQLAPIPTALSGEGGAGSRIDVYDGADGPIPDTAAEVELYVLPYTFAPHTLERIADMPRLRLIQTLTAGYEHVLPYLPPGVLLCNGRGIHETSTAELALALTLAALRDIPGFVRGQDAGQWRSGFYPALADKRVLILGYGAIGEAVDRRLQGFEVDVVRVARTPRDGVHGPVRAMGELPDLLPHTDVIILTVPLTEDTRALVDADFLARLPDGALVVNVARGPVVDTGALLAEVRSGRLRAALDVTDPEPLPADHPLRFAPGVLISPHVGGSSSAFLPRALRLIRRQLERWSEGVTPVNIVRR from the coding sequence ATGGTCAGCGACGGCAGAATCTGGGTCCCCTACAGCCTCGAACAACTCGCCCCCATCCCCACCGCACTGAGCGGCGAAGGCGGCGCGGGCTCCCGCATCGACGTCTACGACGGAGCCGACGGCCCGATCCCCGACACCGCCGCCGAGGTCGAGCTGTACGTGCTGCCCTACACGTTCGCCCCGCACACGCTGGAGCGGATCGCGGACATGCCCCGCCTGCGGCTGATCCAGACGCTCACCGCCGGCTACGAGCACGTGCTGCCGTACCTGCCGCCCGGCGTACTGCTGTGCAACGGCCGAGGCATCCACGAGACCAGCACCGCCGAACTCGCCCTCGCCCTGACCCTCGCCGCGCTGCGCGACATCCCGGGCTTCGTCCGCGGTCAGGACGCGGGGCAGTGGCGCTCCGGGTTCTACCCCGCGCTGGCCGACAAGCGGGTGCTGATCCTCGGGTACGGCGCCATCGGCGAGGCCGTCGACCGCCGGCTCCAGGGCTTCGAGGTAGACGTGGTCCGGGTCGCGCGCACCCCGCGCGACGGCGTGCACGGACCGGTCCGGGCGATGGGCGAACTGCCCGACCTGCTGCCGCACACCGACGTGATCATCCTCACCGTCCCGCTCACCGAGGACACCCGCGCCCTGGTCGACGCCGACTTCCTGGCCCGACTGCCCGACGGCGCGCTGGTGGTCAACGTCGCGCGCGGCCCCGTCGTGGACACCGGGGCGCTGCTCGCCGAGGTGCGGAGCGGGCGGCTCCGGGCCGCCCTGGACGTCACGGATCCCGAGCCGCTGCCCGCCGACCACCCGCTGCGCTTCGCCCCCGGCGTGTTGATCAGCCCGCATGTCGGCGGCAGCTCGTCCGCCTTCCTGCCGCGCGCCCTGCGCTTGATCCGTCGGCAGCTCGAACGCTGGTCCGAAGGGGTGACTCCGGTCAACATCGTGCGTCGCTGA
- a CDS encoding PQQ-dependent sugar dehydrogenase, protein MRSRRPRAGWSSLVLVVALATGLTSCGGGGESDDHRVTPVRSATPVPGTGAPNVPAGPTATAPPEPVVAGELARDLNTPWGVAVLPDRDALVSSRDTGTITRFGPGTVPPVPVGTVPGSVHRGEGGLLGIAVSPRFATDHFLYAYLTTDRDNRIVRMTYVPGQPLGQPEVLLDGIPAGSNHNGGRIAFGPDGMLYAGTGEAGRKEAAQDKSSLGGKILRLTPEGRPAPGNPFPNSPVWSLGHRNVQGLAWDSTGRLWASEFGQDTWDELNLIRSGANYGWPEVEGAGDRPEYMNPVAQWATDDASPSGIAILGDVVYLAGLKGERLWRAPITGSTVGEPKAYFQGRYGRLRTVVAVGGELWLVTNTTDGRGTPRKGDDRILRLVLS, encoded by the coding sequence GTGCGCAGTAGGCGTCCGAGGGCTGGCTGGTCCTCCCTCGTGCTCGTCGTCGCGCTGGCGACCGGGCTCACCTCGTGCGGGGGTGGCGGCGAGTCGGACGATCACCGGGTCACGCCGGTGCGTTCGGCCACGCCCGTGCCCGGGACCGGGGCGCCGAACGTGCCGGCCGGGCCGACCGCGACCGCGCCGCCCGAGCCGGTGGTCGCCGGGGAACTGGCCCGAGACCTGAACACGCCGTGGGGTGTCGCGGTGCTGCCGGACCGGGACGCGCTGGTGTCCTCGCGCGACACCGGGACGATCACCCGGTTCGGACCGGGCACGGTGCCGCCGGTGCCGGTCGGGACGGTGCCCGGCTCCGTGCATCGTGGGGAGGGGGGTCTGCTGGGGATCGCGGTGTCGCCGAGGTTCGCGACCGATCACTTCCTCTACGCGTACCTCACCACCGATCGGGACAACCGGATCGTCCGGATGACCTACGTGCCGGGGCAACCGCTCGGGCAGCCCGAGGTGTTGCTCGACGGGATCCCGGCCGGCTCGAACCACAACGGCGGCCGGATCGCGTTCGGCCCGGACGGCATGTTGTACGCGGGCACGGGCGAGGCCGGTCGCAAGGAGGCGGCGCAGGACAAGTCGTCGCTCGGCGGCAAGATCCTGCGGCTGACCCCCGAGGGCAGGCCCGCGCCCGGCAACCCGTTTCCGAACTCGCCGGTGTGGAGCCTGGGGCACCGCAATGTGCAGGGCCTCGCCTGGGACTCCACCGGGCGGTTGTGGGCGAGCGAGTTCGGTCAGGACACCTGGGACGAGCTCAACCTGATCCGTTCCGGCGCCAACTACGGCTGGCCGGAAGTGGAGGGCGCGGGCGATCGGCCCGAGTACATGAACCCGGTCGCCCAGTGGGCCACCGACGACGCGTCACCGAGCGGTATCGCAATCCTGGGCGACGTGGTCTACCTGGCCGGCCTCAAGGGCGAGCGGCTGTGGCGGGCGCCGATCACGGGGTCCACCGTGGGCGAGCCGAAGGCGTATTTCCAGGGCCGTTACGGCCGGTTGCGCACGGTGGTCGCCGTGGGCGGCGAGTTGTGGCTGGTCACCAATACGACCGATGGCCGGGGCACGCCCCGGAAGGGCGACGACCGGATCCTGCGGCTGGTGCTGAGCTGA